The Oncorhynchus tshawytscha isolate Ot180627B linkage group LG12, Otsh_v2.0, whole genome shotgun sequence genome includes a window with the following:
- the polr2m gene encoding LOW QUALITY PROTEIN: protein GRINL1A (The sequence of the model RefSeq protein was modified relative to this genomic sequence to represent the inferred CDS: inserted 4 bases in 3 codons; substituted 1 base at 1 genomic stop codon), with protein MFSSSWAAPSEHQGQVGVLKTKSKEELGELLSRQDKLLSNKGFIQTLSDKGKKISDFLERLCLALAHNEEEGMKQDMLSSVRTELQSKYQQTLTQRQRGSQNKPETSQHRRQAGDTAPGNVQGLDVSPNVQESXIVDTLQEDSVSKXSGAETLEVAQAGGDAGASLDSDRXKESDLAEALQRVTLSDHSTGSSGSPKDTFNRPATSNPFLGRQPQKKPQYIEVLARTEKDPAMRRQKYKPNLFAHNTDGSPSGSLSPSQSPGGLLPSPVLSVEARGERDRKHIDDVTAARLPLLHYSPAQLLTLEQSADLLLEQTRKHQDLQAKLAAQKLSEGLRFSTGSYVVXLGAYREVHDNVAQLSSEED; from the exons atgttCTCGTCATCGTGGGCAGCTCCATCAGAACACCAGGGGCAAGTGGGGGTTCTCAAAACCAAGAGCAAAGAAGAACTTGGTGAATTACTGTCACGACAAGATAAATTATTATCTAACAA GGGGTTCATACAGACCCTTTCAGACAAAGGGAAGAAGATCTCAGACTTTTTAGAGAGATTATGCCTTGCTCTTGCCCACAATG AAGAAGAGGGGATGAAGCAAGATATGCTGTCATCTGTCAGGACAGAGCTGCAGTCTAAATACCAGCAGACTTTGACACAAAGACAACGTGGTAGCCAGAATAAACCAGAAACTTCCCAACATAGGAGACAAGCTGGGGACACAGCTCCTGGAAATGTCCAAGGATTGGACGTGTCACCTAATGTTCAGGAGAGCTAAATAGTTGACACGTTGCAAGAAGACAGTGTGTCCA TATCTGGTGCTGAAACCTTGGAGGTGGCCCAGGCTGGTGGTGATGCAGGGGCCTCTCTAGACTCTGACA ACAAAGAGAGCGACCTAGCGGAGGCCTTGCAGAGGGTCACTCTGTCTGATCACTCAACTGGCTCGAGTGGATCCCCTAAAGACACATTCAACAGACCTGCTACTAGCAACCCCTtccttggaaggcagccacagaaGAAACCACAGTACATAGAAGTCCTGGCGAGGACTGAGAAGGACCCGGCTATGAGGAGACAGAAGTATAAGCCTAATCT GTTTGCCCACAACACAGATGGCTCCCCGTCAGGGTCTCTGTCACCCAGCCAATCCCCTGGAGGCTTATTACCATCACCAGTGCTCTCCGTTGAGGCCAGGGGGGAGCGAGACAGGAAGCACATTGACGACGTCACTGCGGCCAGGCTGccactgctccactacagccctgcccaGCTGCTGACACTGGAGCAGTCAGCTGACCTGCTACTCGAGCAGACCAGGAAACACCAG GATTTGCAGGCCAAGCTGGCAGCCCAGAAGCTGTCTGAGGGGCTGAGGTTCAGCACTGGGAGCTATGTTGT GCTGGGCGCCTACAGGGAGGTTCATGACAACGTAGCCCAGCTTTCCTCAGAGGAAGACTAA